A single window of Geoanaerobacter pelophilus DNA harbors:
- a CDS encoding PepSY domain-containing protein, with translation MSRLTEEQAIELARQAVDGTFSADELAQIEVSLTDNRYVVKFVLRVAPLTLGSGFVQVTLDAVSGAVLERLRDAD, from the coding sequence ATGAGCCGCTTGACAGAAGAGCAGGCAATTGAGCTTGCGCGGCAGGCCGTTGACGGAACATTCAGTGCCGATGAGCTGGCGCAGATAGAGGTTTCGCTGACGGACAACCGGTACGTCGTGAAATTCGTCCTGAGGGTTGCGCCGCTCACCCTTGGTTCCGGATTTGTTCAGGTCACTCTGGACGCTGTTTCCGGTGCTGTCCTGGAGAGATTGAGAGACGCCGACTGA